Proteins encoded in a region of the Thunnus maccoyii chromosome 4, fThuMac1.1, whole genome shotgun sequence genome:
- the klhl17 gene encoding kelch-like protein 17 isoform X4 yields MMEGGMQLLNRDGHSISHNSKRHYHDSFVSMNRMRQRGLLCDIVLHVSNKEIKAHKVVLASCSPYFHAMFTNEMSESRQTHVTLHDIDPQALEQLVQYAYTAEIVVGEGNVQTLLPAASLLQLNGVRDACCKFLLSQLDPSNCLGIRGFADTHSCSDLLKSAHKYVLQHFVEVSKTEEFMLLPLKQVLDLISSDNLNVPSEEEVYRAVLSWVKHDIDGRRQHVPWLMKCVRLPLLRRDFLMSNVDTELLVRHHSECKDLLIEALKYHLMPEQRGVLSNSRTRPRRCEGASPVLFAVGQCVPEGGGSLFAIHGDCEAYDTRTDRWHMVASMSTRRARVGVAAIGNRLYAVGGYDGTSDLATVESYDPITNSWQPEVSMGTRRSCLGVAVLHGLLYAAGGYDGASCLNSAERYDPLTSTWTSIAAMSTRRRYVRVATLDGSLYAVGGYDSSSHLATVEKYEPQSNTWTAIANMLSRRSSAGVAVLDGMLYVAGGNDGTSCLNSVERFSPKTNTWEGVAPMNIRRSTHDLVAMDGWLYAVGGNDGSSSLNSIEKYNPRSNKWVAASCMFTRRSSVGVAVLELLNFPPPSSPTLSVSSTSL; encoded by the exons ATGATGGAGGGGGGCATGCAGCTGCTCAACCGTGACGGCCACAGCATCTCGCACAACTCAAAGCGCCACTACCACGACTCTTTCGTGTCCATGAACAGGATGCGACAGCGCGGCCTGCTGTGTGACATCGTGCTCCATGTCTCCAACAAAGAAATCAAGGCGCACAAAGTGGTGTTGGCATCTTGCAGCCCCTATTTCCACGCTATGTTTACCA ATGAGATGTCGGAGAGTCGGCAGACCCATGTGACCCTACATGACATCGACCCCCAGGCTTTGGAGCAGCTGGTCCAGTACGCCTACACAGCAGAGATTGTGGTCGGAGAGGGCAACGTGCAG ACGTTGCTTCCAGCAGCGAGCCTGCTGCAGCTCAACGGGGTGCGGGACGCCTGCTGTAAGttcctcctcagccagctggacCCCTCCAACTGCCTGGGCATCCGAGGCTTTGCTGACACGCACTCCTGCAGCGACCTGCTCAAGTCAGCGCACAAGTATGTCCTGCAGCACTTTGTGGAGGTGTCCAAGACAGAGGAGTTCATGCTGCTGCCACTGAAACAG GTCCTGGACTTGATCTCCAGTGACAATCTCAATGTGCCATCTGAAGAGGAAGTGTACCGAGCCGTGTTGAGCTGGGTGAAACATGATATAGATGGACGCAGGCAACATGTGCCTTGG TTGATGAAGTGTGTGCGGCTGCCGCTGCTGAGGCGAGACTTCCTGATGAGCAACGTGGATACAGAGCTGCTGGTGCGTCACCACTCGGAATGCAAGGACCTGCTGATCGAGGCCCTCAAGTACCACCTGATGCCTGAGCAGAGGGGAGTCCTCAGCAACAGCAGAACGCGCCCACGACGCTGTGAGGGCGCCAGCCCTGTGCTCTTCGCCGTTGGTCAGTGTGTCCCTGAAG gtGGTGGCAGCCTGTTTGCCATCCATGGAGACTGCGAGGCATATGACACCAGGACAGACCGCTGGCACATGGTGGCATCCATGTCCACTCGGCGGGCGCGGGTGGGCGTGGCAGCCATTGGGAACAGACTCTATGCTGTTGGAGG GTATGATGGAACCTCAGACCTTGCAACTGTGGAGTCGTATGACCCCATCACTAACTCATGGCAACCTGAGGTTTCCATGGGAACACGGAGGAGCTGTTTGGGTGTAGCGGTCCTGCATGGCCTGCTGTATGCTGCTGGAGGTTATGATGGAGCTTCTTGCCTCAACAG TGCAGAGCGTTATGACCCTCTGACCAGTACATGGACCTCAATTGCTGCCATGAGCACCCGAAGGAGATATGTCCGAGTAGCAACTCTGG ACGGCAGCTTGTATGCAGTGGGAGGTTACGACAGCTCCTCACATCTCGCAACAGTGGAGAAATATGAGCCCCAG AGTAACACATGGACAGCCATCGCCAACATGCTGAGTCGGCGCAGCAGCGCCGGGGTGGCCGTGCTGGACGGTATGCTGTATGTCGCAGGAGGAAATGACGGCACCAGCTGCTTGAACTCTGTGGAACGGTTCAGCCCCAAGACCAACACCTGGGAGGGAGTGGCCCCAATGAACATACGCAG GAGCACCCATGACCTGGTGGCTATGGATGGCTGGTTATACGCAGTGGGAGGTAACGATGGCAGCTCCAGTCTCAACTCCATCGAGAAGTACAACCCGCGCAGCAACAAATGGGTCGCGGCCTCCTGCATGTTCACGCGGCGCAGCAGCGTGGGCGTGGCTGTGCTGGAGCTGCTGAACTTCCCGCCGCCCTCCTCGCCCACCCTCTCGGTTTCCTCCACCAGCCTTTGA
- the klhl17 gene encoding kelch-like protein 17 isoform X1, which yields MSTVTINKGTMITQDTCPNTCMPADKLPRARHRQEPATATSGTMMEGGMQLLNRDGHSISHNSKRHYHDSFVSMNRMRQRGLLCDIVLHVSNKEIKAHKVVLASCSPYFHAMFTNEMSESRQTHVTLHDIDPQALEQLVQYAYTAEIVVGEGNVQTLLPAASLLQLNGVRDACCKFLLSQLDPSNCLGIRGFADTHSCSDLLKSAHKYVLQHFVEVSKTEEFMLLPLKQVLDLISSDNLNVPSEEEVYRAVLSWVKHDIDGRRQHVPWLMKCVRLPLLRRDFLMSNVDTELLVRHHSECKDLLIEALKYHLMPEQRGVLSNSRTRPRRCEGASPVLFAVGQCVPEGGGSLFAIHGDCEAYDTRTDRWHMVASMSTRRARVGVAAIGNRLYAVGGYDGTSDLATVESYDPITNSWQPEVSMGTRRSCLGVAVLHGLLYAAGGYDGASCLNSAERYDPLTSTWTSIAAMSTRRRYVRVATLDGSLYAVGGYDSSSHLATVEKYEPQSNTWTAIANMLSRRSSAGVAVLDGMLYVAGGNDGTSCLNSVERFSPKTNTWEGVAPMNIRRSTHDLVAMDGWLYAVGGNDGSSSLNSIEKYNPRSNKWVAASCMFTRRSSVGVAVLELLNFPPPSSPTLSVSSTSL from the exons ATGAGTACTGTAACAATAAATAAAGGTACGATGATTACTCAGGACACCTGCCCCAACACCTGCATGCCAGCAGATAAA TTGCCCAGAGCGCGGCACAGGCAAGAGCCCGCGACCGCCACATCAGGCACCATGATGGAGGGGGGCATGCAGCTGCTCAACCGTGACGGCCACAGCATCTCGCACAACTCAAAGCGCCACTACCACGACTCTTTCGTGTCCATGAACAGGATGCGACAGCGCGGCCTGCTGTGTGACATCGTGCTCCATGTCTCCAACAAAGAAATCAAGGCGCACAAAGTGGTGTTGGCATCTTGCAGCCCCTATTTCCACGCTATGTTTACCA ATGAGATGTCGGAGAGTCGGCAGACCCATGTGACCCTACATGACATCGACCCCCAGGCTTTGGAGCAGCTGGTCCAGTACGCCTACACAGCAGAGATTGTGGTCGGAGAGGGCAACGTGCAG ACGTTGCTTCCAGCAGCGAGCCTGCTGCAGCTCAACGGGGTGCGGGACGCCTGCTGTAAGttcctcctcagccagctggacCCCTCCAACTGCCTGGGCATCCGAGGCTTTGCTGACACGCACTCCTGCAGCGACCTGCTCAAGTCAGCGCACAAGTATGTCCTGCAGCACTTTGTGGAGGTGTCCAAGACAGAGGAGTTCATGCTGCTGCCACTGAAACAG GTCCTGGACTTGATCTCCAGTGACAATCTCAATGTGCCATCTGAAGAGGAAGTGTACCGAGCCGTGTTGAGCTGGGTGAAACATGATATAGATGGACGCAGGCAACATGTGCCTTGG TTGATGAAGTGTGTGCGGCTGCCGCTGCTGAGGCGAGACTTCCTGATGAGCAACGTGGATACAGAGCTGCTGGTGCGTCACCACTCGGAATGCAAGGACCTGCTGATCGAGGCCCTCAAGTACCACCTGATGCCTGAGCAGAGGGGAGTCCTCAGCAACAGCAGAACGCGCCCACGACGCTGTGAGGGCGCCAGCCCTGTGCTCTTCGCCGTTGGTCAGTGTGTCCCTGAAG gtGGTGGCAGCCTGTTTGCCATCCATGGAGACTGCGAGGCATATGACACCAGGACAGACCGCTGGCACATGGTGGCATCCATGTCCACTCGGCGGGCGCGGGTGGGCGTGGCAGCCATTGGGAACAGACTCTATGCTGTTGGAGG GTATGATGGAACCTCAGACCTTGCAACTGTGGAGTCGTATGACCCCATCACTAACTCATGGCAACCTGAGGTTTCCATGGGAACACGGAGGAGCTGTTTGGGTGTAGCGGTCCTGCATGGCCTGCTGTATGCTGCTGGAGGTTATGATGGAGCTTCTTGCCTCAACAG TGCAGAGCGTTATGACCCTCTGACCAGTACATGGACCTCAATTGCTGCCATGAGCACCCGAAGGAGATATGTCCGAGTAGCAACTCTGG ACGGCAGCTTGTATGCAGTGGGAGGTTACGACAGCTCCTCACATCTCGCAACAGTGGAGAAATATGAGCCCCAG AGTAACACATGGACAGCCATCGCCAACATGCTGAGTCGGCGCAGCAGCGCCGGGGTGGCCGTGCTGGACGGTATGCTGTATGTCGCAGGAGGAAATGACGGCACCAGCTGCTTGAACTCTGTGGAACGGTTCAGCCCCAAGACCAACACCTGGGAGGGAGTGGCCCCAATGAACATACGCAG GAGCACCCATGACCTGGTGGCTATGGATGGCTGGTTATACGCAGTGGGAGGTAACGATGGCAGCTCCAGTCTCAACTCCATCGAGAAGTACAACCCGCGCAGCAACAAATGGGTCGCGGCCTCCTGCATGTTCACGCGGCGCAGCAGCGTGGGCGTGGCTGTGCTGGAGCTGCTGAACTTCCCGCCGCCCTCCTCGCCCACCCTCTCGGTTTCCTCCACCAGCCTTTGA
- the klhl17 gene encoding kelch-like protein 17 isoform X5, with translation MMEGGMQLLNRDGHSISHNSKRHYHDSFVSMNRMRQRGLLCDIVLHVSNKEIKAHKVVLASCSPYFHAMFTNEMSESRQTHVTLHDIDPQALEQLVQYAYTAEIVVGEGNVQTLLPAASLLQLNGVRDACCKFLLSQLDPSNCLGIRGFADTHSCSDLLKSAHKYVLQHFVEVSKTEEFMLLPLKQVLDLISSDNLNVPSEEEVYRAVLSWVKHDIDGRRQHVPWLMKCVRLPLLRRDFLMSNVDTELLVRHHSECKDLLIEALKYHLMPEQRGVLSNSRTRPRRCEGASPVLFAVGGGSLFAIHGDCEAYDTRTDRWHMVASMSTRRARVGVAAIGNRLYAVGGYDGTSDLATVESYDPITNSWQPEVSMGTRRSCLGVAVLHGLLYAAGGYDGASCLNSAERYDPLTSTWTSIAAMSTRRRYVRVATLDGSLYAVGGYDSSSHLATVEKYEPQSNTWTAIANMLSRRSSAGVAVLDGMLYVAGGNDGTSCLNSVERFSPKTNTWEGVAPMNIRRSTHDLVAMDGWLYAVGGNDGSSSLNSIEKYNPRSNKWVAASCMFTRRSSVGVAVLELLNFPPPSSPTLSVSSTSL, from the exons ATGATGGAGGGGGGCATGCAGCTGCTCAACCGTGACGGCCACAGCATCTCGCACAACTCAAAGCGCCACTACCACGACTCTTTCGTGTCCATGAACAGGATGCGACAGCGCGGCCTGCTGTGTGACATCGTGCTCCATGTCTCCAACAAAGAAATCAAGGCGCACAAAGTGGTGTTGGCATCTTGCAGCCCCTATTTCCACGCTATGTTTACCA ATGAGATGTCGGAGAGTCGGCAGACCCATGTGACCCTACATGACATCGACCCCCAGGCTTTGGAGCAGCTGGTCCAGTACGCCTACACAGCAGAGATTGTGGTCGGAGAGGGCAACGTGCAG ACGTTGCTTCCAGCAGCGAGCCTGCTGCAGCTCAACGGGGTGCGGGACGCCTGCTGTAAGttcctcctcagccagctggacCCCTCCAACTGCCTGGGCATCCGAGGCTTTGCTGACACGCACTCCTGCAGCGACCTGCTCAAGTCAGCGCACAAGTATGTCCTGCAGCACTTTGTGGAGGTGTCCAAGACAGAGGAGTTCATGCTGCTGCCACTGAAACAG GTCCTGGACTTGATCTCCAGTGACAATCTCAATGTGCCATCTGAAGAGGAAGTGTACCGAGCCGTGTTGAGCTGGGTGAAACATGATATAGATGGACGCAGGCAACATGTGCCTTGG TTGATGAAGTGTGTGCGGCTGCCGCTGCTGAGGCGAGACTTCCTGATGAGCAACGTGGATACAGAGCTGCTGGTGCGTCACCACTCGGAATGCAAGGACCTGCTGATCGAGGCCCTCAAGTACCACCTGATGCCTGAGCAGAGGGGAGTCCTCAGCAACAGCAGAACGCGCCCACGACGCTGTGAGGGCGCCAGCCCTGTGCTCTTCGCCGTTG gtGGTGGCAGCCTGTTTGCCATCCATGGAGACTGCGAGGCATATGACACCAGGACAGACCGCTGGCACATGGTGGCATCCATGTCCACTCGGCGGGCGCGGGTGGGCGTGGCAGCCATTGGGAACAGACTCTATGCTGTTGGAGG GTATGATGGAACCTCAGACCTTGCAACTGTGGAGTCGTATGACCCCATCACTAACTCATGGCAACCTGAGGTTTCCATGGGAACACGGAGGAGCTGTTTGGGTGTAGCGGTCCTGCATGGCCTGCTGTATGCTGCTGGAGGTTATGATGGAGCTTCTTGCCTCAACAG TGCAGAGCGTTATGACCCTCTGACCAGTACATGGACCTCAATTGCTGCCATGAGCACCCGAAGGAGATATGTCCGAGTAGCAACTCTGG ACGGCAGCTTGTATGCAGTGGGAGGTTACGACAGCTCCTCACATCTCGCAACAGTGGAGAAATATGAGCCCCAG AGTAACACATGGACAGCCATCGCCAACATGCTGAGTCGGCGCAGCAGCGCCGGGGTGGCCGTGCTGGACGGTATGCTGTATGTCGCAGGAGGAAATGACGGCACCAGCTGCTTGAACTCTGTGGAACGGTTCAGCCCCAAGACCAACACCTGGGAGGGAGTGGCCCCAATGAACATACGCAG GAGCACCCATGACCTGGTGGCTATGGATGGCTGGTTATACGCAGTGGGAGGTAACGATGGCAGCTCCAGTCTCAACTCCATCGAGAAGTACAACCCGCGCAGCAACAAATGGGTCGCGGCCTCCTGCATGTTCACGCGGCGCAGCAGCGTGGGCGTGGCTGTGCTGGAGCTGCTGAACTTCCCGCCGCCCTCCTCGCCCACCCTCTCGGTTTCCTCCACCAGCCTTTGA
- the klhl17 gene encoding kelch-like protein 17 isoform X2: MSTVTINKGTMITQDTCPNTCMPADKLPRARHRQEPATATSGTMMEGGMQLLNRDGHSISHNSKRHYHDSFVSMNRMRQRGLLCDIVLHVSNKEIKAHKVVLASCSPYFHAMFTNEMSESRQTHVTLHDIDPQALEQLVQYAYTAEIVVGEGNVQTLLPAASLLQLNGVRDACCKFLLSQLDPSNCLGIRGFADTHSCSDLLKSAHKYVLQHFVEVSKTEEFMLLPLKQVLDLISSDNLNVPSEEEVYRAVLSWVKHDIDGRRQHVPWLMKCVRLPLLRRDFLMSNVDTELLVRHHSECKDLLIEALKYHLMPEQRGVLSNSRTRPRRCEGASPVLFAVGGGSLFAIHGDCEAYDTRTDRWHMVASMSTRRARVGVAAIGNRLYAVGGYDGTSDLATVESYDPITNSWQPEVSMGTRRSCLGVAVLHGLLYAAGGYDGASCLNSAERYDPLTSTWTSIAAMSTRRRYVRVATLDGSLYAVGGYDSSSHLATVEKYEPQSNTWTAIANMLSRRSSAGVAVLDGMLYVAGGNDGTSCLNSVERFSPKTNTWEGVAPMNIRRSTHDLVAMDGWLYAVGGNDGSSSLNSIEKYNPRSNKWVAASCMFTRRSSVGVAVLELLNFPPPSSPTLSVSSTSL; encoded by the exons ATGAGTACTGTAACAATAAATAAAGGTACGATGATTACTCAGGACACCTGCCCCAACACCTGCATGCCAGCAGATAAA TTGCCCAGAGCGCGGCACAGGCAAGAGCCCGCGACCGCCACATCAGGCACCATGATGGAGGGGGGCATGCAGCTGCTCAACCGTGACGGCCACAGCATCTCGCACAACTCAAAGCGCCACTACCACGACTCTTTCGTGTCCATGAACAGGATGCGACAGCGCGGCCTGCTGTGTGACATCGTGCTCCATGTCTCCAACAAAGAAATCAAGGCGCACAAAGTGGTGTTGGCATCTTGCAGCCCCTATTTCCACGCTATGTTTACCA ATGAGATGTCGGAGAGTCGGCAGACCCATGTGACCCTACATGACATCGACCCCCAGGCTTTGGAGCAGCTGGTCCAGTACGCCTACACAGCAGAGATTGTGGTCGGAGAGGGCAACGTGCAG ACGTTGCTTCCAGCAGCGAGCCTGCTGCAGCTCAACGGGGTGCGGGACGCCTGCTGTAAGttcctcctcagccagctggacCCCTCCAACTGCCTGGGCATCCGAGGCTTTGCTGACACGCACTCCTGCAGCGACCTGCTCAAGTCAGCGCACAAGTATGTCCTGCAGCACTTTGTGGAGGTGTCCAAGACAGAGGAGTTCATGCTGCTGCCACTGAAACAG GTCCTGGACTTGATCTCCAGTGACAATCTCAATGTGCCATCTGAAGAGGAAGTGTACCGAGCCGTGTTGAGCTGGGTGAAACATGATATAGATGGACGCAGGCAACATGTGCCTTGG TTGATGAAGTGTGTGCGGCTGCCGCTGCTGAGGCGAGACTTCCTGATGAGCAACGTGGATACAGAGCTGCTGGTGCGTCACCACTCGGAATGCAAGGACCTGCTGATCGAGGCCCTCAAGTACCACCTGATGCCTGAGCAGAGGGGAGTCCTCAGCAACAGCAGAACGCGCCCACGACGCTGTGAGGGCGCCAGCCCTGTGCTCTTCGCCGTTG gtGGTGGCAGCCTGTTTGCCATCCATGGAGACTGCGAGGCATATGACACCAGGACAGACCGCTGGCACATGGTGGCATCCATGTCCACTCGGCGGGCGCGGGTGGGCGTGGCAGCCATTGGGAACAGACTCTATGCTGTTGGAGG GTATGATGGAACCTCAGACCTTGCAACTGTGGAGTCGTATGACCCCATCACTAACTCATGGCAACCTGAGGTTTCCATGGGAACACGGAGGAGCTGTTTGGGTGTAGCGGTCCTGCATGGCCTGCTGTATGCTGCTGGAGGTTATGATGGAGCTTCTTGCCTCAACAG TGCAGAGCGTTATGACCCTCTGACCAGTACATGGACCTCAATTGCTGCCATGAGCACCCGAAGGAGATATGTCCGAGTAGCAACTCTGG ACGGCAGCTTGTATGCAGTGGGAGGTTACGACAGCTCCTCACATCTCGCAACAGTGGAGAAATATGAGCCCCAG AGTAACACATGGACAGCCATCGCCAACATGCTGAGTCGGCGCAGCAGCGCCGGGGTGGCCGTGCTGGACGGTATGCTGTATGTCGCAGGAGGAAATGACGGCACCAGCTGCTTGAACTCTGTGGAACGGTTCAGCCCCAAGACCAACACCTGGGAGGGAGTGGCCCCAATGAACATACGCAG GAGCACCCATGACCTGGTGGCTATGGATGGCTGGTTATACGCAGTGGGAGGTAACGATGGCAGCTCCAGTCTCAACTCCATCGAGAAGTACAACCCGCGCAGCAACAAATGGGTCGCGGCCTCCTGCATGTTCACGCGGCGCAGCAGCGTGGGCGTGGCTGTGCTGGAGCTGCTGAACTTCCCGCCGCCCTCCTCGCCCACCCTCTCGGTTTCCTCCACCAGCCTTTGA
- the klhl17 gene encoding kelch-like protein 17 isoform X3, which yields MSVQEPQSLFWIPAKLPRARHRQEPATATSGTMMEGGMQLLNRDGHSISHNSKRHYHDSFVSMNRMRQRGLLCDIVLHVSNKEIKAHKVVLASCSPYFHAMFTNEMSESRQTHVTLHDIDPQALEQLVQYAYTAEIVVGEGNVQTLLPAASLLQLNGVRDACCKFLLSQLDPSNCLGIRGFADTHSCSDLLKSAHKYVLQHFVEVSKTEEFMLLPLKQVLDLISSDNLNVPSEEEVYRAVLSWVKHDIDGRRQHVPWLMKCVRLPLLRRDFLMSNVDTELLVRHHSECKDLLIEALKYHLMPEQRGVLSNSRTRPRRCEGASPVLFAVGQCVPEGGGSLFAIHGDCEAYDTRTDRWHMVASMSTRRARVGVAAIGNRLYAVGGYDGTSDLATVESYDPITNSWQPEVSMGTRRSCLGVAVLHGLLYAAGGYDGASCLNSAERYDPLTSTWTSIAAMSTRRRYVRVATLDGSLYAVGGYDSSSHLATVEKYEPQSNTWTAIANMLSRRSSAGVAVLDGMLYVAGGNDGTSCLNSVERFSPKTNTWEGVAPMNIRRSTHDLVAMDGWLYAVGGNDGSSSLNSIEKYNPRSNKWVAASCMFTRRSSVGVAVLELLNFPPPSSPTLSVSSTSL from the exons ATGTCTGTCCAGGAGCCACAGAGCCTTTTTTGGATACCAGCCAAG TTGCCCAGAGCGCGGCACAGGCAAGAGCCCGCGACCGCCACATCAGGCACCATGATGGAGGGGGGCATGCAGCTGCTCAACCGTGACGGCCACAGCATCTCGCACAACTCAAAGCGCCACTACCACGACTCTTTCGTGTCCATGAACAGGATGCGACAGCGCGGCCTGCTGTGTGACATCGTGCTCCATGTCTCCAACAAAGAAATCAAGGCGCACAAAGTGGTGTTGGCATCTTGCAGCCCCTATTTCCACGCTATGTTTACCA ATGAGATGTCGGAGAGTCGGCAGACCCATGTGACCCTACATGACATCGACCCCCAGGCTTTGGAGCAGCTGGTCCAGTACGCCTACACAGCAGAGATTGTGGTCGGAGAGGGCAACGTGCAG ACGTTGCTTCCAGCAGCGAGCCTGCTGCAGCTCAACGGGGTGCGGGACGCCTGCTGTAAGttcctcctcagccagctggacCCCTCCAACTGCCTGGGCATCCGAGGCTTTGCTGACACGCACTCCTGCAGCGACCTGCTCAAGTCAGCGCACAAGTATGTCCTGCAGCACTTTGTGGAGGTGTCCAAGACAGAGGAGTTCATGCTGCTGCCACTGAAACAG GTCCTGGACTTGATCTCCAGTGACAATCTCAATGTGCCATCTGAAGAGGAAGTGTACCGAGCCGTGTTGAGCTGGGTGAAACATGATATAGATGGACGCAGGCAACATGTGCCTTGG TTGATGAAGTGTGTGCGGCTGCCGCTGCTGAGGCGAGACTTCCTGATGAGCAACGTGGATACAGAGCTGCTGGTGCGTCACCACTCGGAATGCAAGGACCTGCTGATCGAGGCCCTCAAGTACCACCTGATGCCTGAGCAGAGGGGAGTCCTCAGCAACAGCAGAACGCGCCCACGACGCTGTGAGGGCGCCAGCCCTGTGCTCTTCGCCGTTGGTCAGTGTGTCCCTGAAG gtGGTGGCAGCCTGTTTGCCATCCATGGAGACTGCGAGGCATATGACACCAGGACAGACCGCTGGCACATGGTGGCATCCATGTCCACTCGGCGGGCGCGGGTGGGCGTGGCAGCCATTGGGAACAGACTCTATGCTGTTGGAGG GTATGATGGAACCTCAGACCTTGCAACTGTGGAGTCGTATGACCCCATCACTAACTCATGGCAACCTGAGGTTTCCATGGGAACACGGAGGAGCTGTTTGGGTGTAGCGGTCCTGCATGGCCTGCTGTATGCTGCTGGAGGTTATGATGGAGCTTCTTGCCTCAACAG TGCAGAGCGTTATGACCCTCTGACCAGTACATGGACCTCAATTGCTGCCATGAGCACCCGAAGGAGATATGTCCGAGTAGCAACTCTGG ACGGCAGCTTGTATGCAGTGGGAGGTTACGACAGCTCCTCACATCTCGCAACAGTGGAGAAATATGAGCCCCAG AGTAACACATGGACAGCCATCGCCAACATGCTGAGTCGGCGCAGCAGCGCCGGGGTGGCCGTGCTGGACGGTATGCTGTATGTCGCAGGAGGAAATGACGGCACCAGCTGCTTGAACTCTGTGGAACGGTTCAGCCCCAAGACCAACACCTGGGAGGGAGTGGCCCCAATGAACATACGCAG GAGCACCCATGACCTGGTGGCTATGGATGGCTGGTTATACGCAGTGGGAGGTAACGATGGCAGCTCCAGTCTCAACTCCATCGAGAAGTACAACCCGCGCAGCAACAAATGGGTCGCGGCCTCCTGCATGTTCACGCGGCGCAGCAGCGTGGGCGTGGCTGTGCTGGAGCTGCTGAACTTCCCGCCGCCCTCCTCGCCCACCCTCTCGGTTTCCTCCACCAGCCTTTGA